The following coding sequences are from one Paenibacillus sp. JDR-2 window:
- a CDS encoding FUSC family protein, whose product MTIGARVLKTGMAVALAIYLSGMFGFASPLITTVAAILTIQPSIYRSWQQVLDQFQTNLLGAAMALAAMKLFGQTPIAVGLVCILVILVSIRLKMETTIGVTLVTVVAIMEAHGQVTTVALERFLMVLAGMGAAFTVNVLVFPPRPRKQFTEQVHHAFSEMSLLLRTAISNEMKEQVYRKEKEKLHKRLRKLEDSYNLFEEERKILARTKISHARQLLVSKQMIKALQKGSDLLEVVEEHYFSVPKAGDWAARFDRQIEDLTKYHESIVLKIENKMKPNMSLEPGEEREARLVAELTDYVREDPDEHKRLIFVASALFEYAYHLRRLEKLVDHIQRPHGEAEERRSAEKADAAAVRE is encoded by the coding sequence ATGACGATTGGAGCGCGGGTGCTCAAGACGGGCATGGCAGTCGCACTTGCCATCTACCTGAGCGGAATGTTTGGGTTTGCATCACCGCTTATTACAACGGTCGCAGCCATTCTGACCATACAGCCGTCCATTTACCGCTCTTGGCAGCAGGTGCTGGATCAGTTCCAGACGAATCTGCTGGGAGCCGCGATGGCACTGGCTGCTATGAAGCTGTTTGGGCAAACGCCGATTGCGGTAGGACTTGTATGTATCTTAGTTATTCTGGTAAGTATCCGGCTGAAAATGGAGACAACCATCGGCGTTACGCTGGTGACGGTAGTTGCGATTATGGAAGCGCACGGCCAGGTAACCACGGTGGCGCTTGAGAGGTTCCTAATGGTATTGGCGGGAATGGGAGCGGCATTTACCGTCAATGTGCTTGTATTCCCGCCGCGGCCGAGAAAGCAGTTCACCGAGCAGGTGCATCATGCCTTCTCCGAGATGTCGCTGCTTCTTCGGACCGCGATCTCGAACGAGATGAAGGAGCAGGTATACCGCAAGGAGAAAGAGAAGCTGCACAAGAGACTGCGCAAGCTTGAGGACAGCTACAACCTGTTCGAGGAAGAACGGAAGATTTTGGCCCGCACGAAAATCAGCCATGCCCGCCAGCTGCTGGTGTCCAAGCAGATGATCAAGGCGCTGCAGAAGGGATCGGACTTGCTGGAGGTCGTAGAGGAGCATTACTTTTCCGTGCCGAAGGCTGGCGATTGGGCCGCTCGCTTCGACCGTCAAATCGAGGATTTGACGAAGTACCATGAATCGATCGTGCTGAAGATCGAGAACAAGATGAAGCCGAACATGTCCTTGGAGCCTGGCGAGGAGCGGGAGGCACGCCTTGTTGCCGAGCTTACCGACTATGTCCGCGAGGACCCGGACGAACATAAGCGGCTGATCTTCGTCGCCTCCGCACTGTTCGAATACGCCTATCACCTGCGGCGACTGGAGAAGCTGGTCGACCATATCCAGCGCCCCCACGGCGAAGCCGAAGAGCGCCGCAGCGCCGAAAAGGCCGATGCCGCGGCGGTTCGGGAGTAG
- a CDS encoding TVP38/TMEM64 family protein — protein MNNLYVQMKSLDLEHLQRTLESYSQFGILPGILLPLLESFLPFLPLIVIVAANANIFGLWLGFLLSWIGVSIGAICVFLISRKLGKNVKSRIERRFPKTERFFRWVDQKGFTPLFLLACFPFSPSSIINIVSGFSKISLRTFVLATVLGKGVMILSISLISFNIGSFREEPWRIFVTCAVIIVMWFGGKKIESRYHVN, from the coding sequence ATGAATAATTTGTACGTCCAAATGAAAAGTCTGGACCTTGAGCATTTGCAGCGAACGCTGGAAAGTTATTCGCAGTTTGGCATTTTGCCCGGCATTCTGCTGCCGCTTCTCGAATCGTTCCTGCCTTTCCTTCCCTTGATTGTCATTGTAGCGGCTAACGCGAATATTTTCGGGCTGTGGCTGGGCTTTCTGCTCTCCTGGATCGGAGTGTCCATCGGAGCAATCTGCGTATTTCTGATCAGCCGCAAGCTGGGGAAGAATGTAAAGTCCAGAATCGAACGCAGGTTTCCCAAAACCGAGCGGTTCTTCCGATGGGTCGATCAAAAAGGCTTTACGCCGCTTTTTCTGCTGGCCTGTTTCCCGTTCTCCCCGTCGTCAATCATTAATATCGTTTCGGGCTTCAGCAAAATCTCATTGCGAACTTTTGTCCTTGCGACCGTGCTTGGCAAAGGGGTCATGATTTTAAGCATCTCGCTGATCAGCTTTAATATCGGCAGCTTCCGCGAAGAGCCTTGGCGCATCTTCGTTACCTGTGCCGTTATTATCGTTATGTGGTTCGGCGGTAAAAAAATCGAATCCCGCTATCATGTGAATTAA